One genomic window of Dermacentor andersoni chromosome 8, qqDerAnde1_hic_scaffold, whole genome shotgun sequence includes the following:
- the LOC126525795 gene encoding uncharacterized protein, producing the protein MNALLATILLGLASYAAAGGFTAPSPYAASVYGPSIGSVGYGYGGRGFLPQAYNLQVRFGGGVKAGVAYGGYGHGGYGLAVGGYGHGVALGHGLGYGGYGHGVALGHGGYGHGLALGYGGYGHGLGYGKLYG; encoded by the exons ATGAACGCTCTG TTGGCCACCATTCTTCTGGGCCTGGCGTCCTACGCCGCCGCCGGAGGCTTCACCGCCCCGTCGCCCTACGCCGCCAGCGTGTATGGTCCGTCTATCGGATCCGTTGGCTACGGATACGGCGGACGCGGATTCCTGCCTCAGGCCTACAACCTGCAG GTGCGCTTTGGCGGCGGAGTCAAGGCCGGTGTCGCCTACGGCGGCTACGGACACGGAGGATACGGTCTTGCCGTCGGTGGCTACGGACACGGCGTCGCCCTCGGCCACGGTCTTGGCTACGGAGGATACGGACACGGTGTTGCcctcggccacggcggctacGGACACGGTCTTGCCCTCGGCTACGGTGGTTACGGACACGGTCTTGGATACGGAAAGCTCTACGGTTAA